A genomic segment from Pseudopipra pipra isolate bDixPip1 unplaced genomic scaffold, bDixPip1.hap1 HAP1_SCAFFOLD_236, whole genome shotgun sequence encodes:
- the LOC135408213 gene encoding collagen alpha-1(I) chain-like has protein sequence MGITPPDRQSASFMVGTTTAASRGLAFLSLARPRARHAAGRGSAGADPPPKPARPAGRRLGRAAPPDVLEETATRRGGRGPVPEAPSAGAARSAAGGGAATRCALRRYLRAGGASPRAFFFPPFSLSPLSGSPSRLRPHRRPALRAAGTHGRHPDPGRHRHLACFYPRTPEKLAGPRGRHTARYGEEAPPRREGRHLACHGKPTGRGDRPARTPASAAPLGRPRRSAGPPGALSHASRKASSIVTRGTAPRPLSLSLPLRGGRHVPQAADAGGPHATLHGSLPARQEAGAAGRPAPDNPRFRPRRAHGRPPQSGTPPACESATERAAGPPAFARLAAVGFPQKGRGTPRPPGARGGARAPRSPIPSRCPRARASAAAGRCRAALALSRTFSSLARSACCGLRPPEQKSKKTEKKGREGAPLRPQPGPRPTDLRGTQPSGSQAGGAGPTARAARPPWLSRRPKRREGRGAAASPANGHRASPGLPGDSVGFSVCRRGRRPQPGRPAPPPSARWAGPRLRAEEGGTNKRAEARRGRRLARPSGGPVTEPLRQPAGPRRGRTPTASPRHAAGTAAARQPRTGRRHPGPGHLRGSREAAGEKARAGSALRAPAANRPQQCPPPPPDDGRRLKAGPPKGRDAAASPPSHTIAFARGPQGAGSRHRLGLDAAVGPPRAPLGRPSPALPRLRFRARLSSSSPVIGPARGSRSRAPRLSRAGLPAARGVGRPVARAEGRAAADAEEKGPSEPALLDNPCPQYGQTRPGAAAPPKRLEAPQRGGAREQAASRLDLTGGGARQRPLGRLPGPAATTGLPRKCRQAPKSRRSRVDLVALRRDAAGAQAAGGGRGGRIGRLRNRVDLMLASPGTG, from the exons ATGGGAATAACGCCGCCGGATCGCCAGTCGGCATCGTTTATGGTCGGAACTACGACG GCGGCCTCCCGCGGGCTCGCCTTCCTTTCCctcgcgcggccgcgcgcgcgccacgccgccggccgcggctcgGCTGGGGCTGACCCGCCCCCGAAGCcggcccggccggccggccggcggcTCGGCCGCGCGGCACCACCGGACGTGCTAGAGGAGACGGCGACCCGACGAGGCGGGCGCGGCCCGGTCCCCGAGGCCCCTTCGGCCGGGGCGGCTCGCTCggcagcgggcggcggcgcggcgaccCGCTGCGCTCTCCGGCGCTacctgcgggcggggggcgcttccccccgagcctttttctttcctcccttttctctctcgcctctctctggctcgccgtcgcggctccggccgcaccgccgcccggcgctgcgCGCGGCCGGCACCCACGGGCGCCACCCGGACCCAGGCCGGCACCGGCACCTCGCCTGTTTTtacccaaggacacctgaaaagctcgcggggccgcgcggccgTCACACAGCTCGGTACGGTGAAGAAGCCCCTCCCCGGCGGGAGGGGCGACACCTCGCCTGCCACGGGAAGCCCACGGGCAGAGGAGACCGCCCGGCCCGAACACCGGCCTCCGCCGCGCCTCTCGGCCGGCCACGGAGGAGCGCCGGCCCGCCGGGGGCCCTCTCCCACGCCTCCCGAAAAGCCTCATCCATCGTCACTCGGGGAACGGCCCCACGGCCACTCTCGCTCAGCCTGCCACTACGCGGAGGACGGCACGTGCCCCAGGCCGCCGACGCCGGCGGCCCGCACGCTACTCTCCACGGCTCTCTCCCGGCCCGGCAGGAGGCGGGTGCCGCCGGACGCCCGGCTCCGGACAACCCACGcttccggccccgccgggcccacgGCCGCCCCCCGCAGAGCGGCACACCTCCAGCGTGCGAAAGCGCCACCGAACGTGCCGCGGGGCCACCGGCTTTCGCCCGCCTCGCGGCCGTCGGCTTCCCCCAGAAAGGCCGGGGGACG CCACGGCcgcccggggctcggggcggggcccgcgcccCTCGCTCCCCGATTCCCTCtcgctgcccacgggctcgCGCCTCGGCGGCGGCCGGCCGCTGCCGGGCCGCTCTCGCGCTCTCAcgcactttctcttccctggcgcGCTCGGCGTGCTGCGGCTTAAGGCCGCCggagcaaaaatcaaaaaaaacggaaaaaaaagGCCGGGAGGGCGCCCCACTTCGCCCGCAACCCGGCCCCCGGCCGACAGACCTTCGCGGAACCCAGCCCTCCGGCAGCCAGGCCGGCGGGGCAGGCCCGACCGCAcgggccgcccggccgccgtgGCTCTCGCGCCGGcctaagaggagggaggggcgaggcgccgccgcctcgcccgccaACGGCCATCGTgcgtccccagggctccccggcgACTCTGTCGGGTTCTCGGTctgccggcgcggccgccggccacagcctggccggccggcgccgccgccttcgGCCCGCTGGGCGGGTCCCCGGCTTAGGGCCGAGGAAGGGGGAACGAACAAAAGAGCCGAGGCGCGCCGAGGGCGCCGCCTCGCCCGACCATCGGGCGGTCCCGTCACCGAGCCCCTCCGGCAACCGGCCGGGCCCAGGCGAGGCCGCACGCCCACCGCCAGTCCCCGGCACGCCGCCGGCACCGCTGCCGCCCGGCAGCCGAGGACAGGGCGCCGCCACCCAGGCCCGGGCCATCTTCGGGGCTCTCGGGAGGCGGCCGGGGAAAAAGCCCGCGCGGGCTCGGCCCTTCGAGCCCCGGCCGCCAACCGCCCGCAACaatgcccgccgccgccgccggacgaCGGGCGCCGGCTTAAGGCCGGCCCACCGAAAGGACGagacgccgccgcctcgccgccctCGCACACCATCGCCTTCGCCCGGGGCCCTCAGGGAGCCGGCAGCCGCCACCGGCTCGGGCTGGACGCTGCTGTCGGGCCCCCGCGGGCCCCCCTCGGCCGTCCCAGTCCCGCACTCCCTCGGCTGCGCTTTCGCGCTCGGCTCTCGTCTTCCTCTCCCGTCATCGGGCCCGCCCGAGGAAGCCGGTCGAGAGCCCCGCGGCTTTCTCGCGCCGGCCTTCCTGCCGCTCGTGGGGTTGGCCGGCCCGTGGCACGCGCCGAAGGCCGCGCGGCAGCAGACGCGGAAGAAAAGGGGCCCTCGGAACCCGCGCTGCTAGACAACCCCTGCCCACAATACGGACAGACGCGTCCTGGCGCCGCCGCGCCTCCGAAGCGGCTCGAGGCTCCTCAGCGGGGAGGCGCGCGAGAGCAGGCCGCCTCTCGCCTAGACCTAACCGGAGGCGGCGCCCGACAGCGACCCCTTGGCCGACTTCCGGGGCCGGCCgcgacaacaggtctaccccgaAAATGCCGACAGGCGCCTAAGTCCCGCCGGAgccgggtagacctggtggccCTGCGCCGGGACGCCGCCGGGGCGCaggccgccggcggcggccgcggcggccgcaTCGGCCGGCtccggaaccgggtagacctgatgctcgccagccccggaaccgggtag